GCCGCGCCCTCGGCGACGACGGCCACGTAGTTCGGATGCCGCAGCCACCGCCACCGGTAGGGGCCGCCCGTCACCAGCGGCAGGCCGGGTACGACGATCACCCGGGTGTTCCAACGGGGGCCCAGGGTGTGGATGCACCACCACCGCAAAGCCTGCGCGCCCGCCAGCACGGCGAGCATCGGCCAGGCCAGGGCGGGTACGAAGGGGCGGTCGGCCAGCCAGACCTCGGCCGGGCAGGCGATCAGCAGGCCGGTGTGGAGGGCGACCATCGCCGGATAGTGGCCCTGCCCGGTCACGGTCGCGCCGCGGGCGCTGCTCCACCGTTCGTTGCGGCGGGCGACGACGAGTTCGGCGACGCGCTCGGCGGCGACGGCGGCCACCAGCAGTCCGTACCAGATCATGTGTCCTGTGTCCTTCGTCGGTCCGAACTACCAGCGCAGCAGGACGAGTTCGCAGGCGAAGCCGGGCCCCATCGCCAGCAGCACACCCGGAGTGCCCGGCGGCGGGCGGCGCTCGGCCAGAGTGTCGCGCAGTACGTGGAGCACCGACGACGAGGAGAGGTTGCCGACGTCTGCCAGGTGACGCCAGGTCACATCAAGCGCGTCGTCGGGCAGGTCGAGGGTCTCGGTGACGGCCTGGAGGACCTTGGGGCCGCCGGGGTGGCACACCCAGGCGGTCACGTCCTTCGGCTTCAGGCCGTGGTCGCCGAGAAACCCCTCGACGTCATCGGCCAGGTAACGGCGCACCACGTCGGGCACCTGCGGGTCGAGGACGACCTGGAAGCCCGAGTCCTTGATGTCCCAGCCCATGACGCGCCCGGTGTCCGGGTACAGGCGGCTGCGGGTGTCCACGATCACCGGGCCGCCGGTGTCGGCGGGGCGGTCCGCACCGCACGCGACGACCGCGGCGGCGCCGTCGCCGAACAGCCCGGTGGCGACCAGGTTGGCCACGGAGGCGTCGTCGCGCTGGAAGGTGAGCGAGCACAGTTCGACCGACAGCAACACCGCCACGTGGTCGGGGCGGCCCAGCAGGTAGTCGTGCATACGGGCCAGACCGGCGGCGCCGCCGGCACAACCCAGGCCGAACAGGGGCAGCCGTTTGACATCCGGCCGCATTCCGAGGCGGCCGGCCAGCCGTGCGTCGATCGAGGGGGTGGCGATGCCGGTGACGGAGGTGAAGATCAGCAGGTCCACGTCGGCTGCGGACAGACGCGCCGTGCGCAGTGCGTCCCGGACGGCCCTGGTGCCCAGGTCGGTGGCGGCGGCGATGAAGACGTCGTTGGAGGCGCCGAACCCGTCCAGTTCGCCGTACCGTTCGAGCGGCAGTGTCATATGGCGCGAGCGGACCTTCGCACTGCGGTGCAGCCGGTCCAGGATTCGGCGGTCGGCGCCCTCGGGCAGACAGGTGCGGGCCACCATTTCGGTGATCTCGGACTGGGTGCGGCGGTGCGGTGCGAGGGCACCGTGAACGGCGGCGATCCGCGTCATAGGGTTCCCGTCCGGTTACCGACTGGGGCGAGTTGCTCTCACGTGTTCCCCGGCCCGGGACTTCGACACCATGGATCGCCCGTCCGGCCGTTCGTCCCGGGGCGCGGTGCACCGGCCGGGCGGGGCCCGGGCGCCTACGATCGGCCGGGTGGGCACTCCCGAGCAGTCGACGACCGGCGGCCCGGCAGCGAGTTGGGTCGGCCGGGTGACCGGCCTGGCCGGCGCCTGCCATCCCGGGCCTGTCGTGGCGGTCACCGCCTTGATGGCCGCGCTGGCCGTGACCGCAGGCCAGGGCGCCGCGCGTGGTGTCCTGACCGCTGC
The sequence above is a segment of the Streptomyces asoensis genome. Coding sequences within it:
- a CDS encoding isoprenylcysteine carboxyl methyltransferase family protein; translation: MIWYGLLVAAVAAERVAELVVARRNERWSSARGATVTGQGHYPAMVALHTGLLIACPAEVWLADRPFVPALAWPMLAVLAGAQALRWWCIHTLGPRWNTRVIVVPGLPLVTGGPYRWRWLRHPNYVAVVAEGAALPLVHTAWVTAALFTVLNAALLTVRIRCENRALAAATAPTTTAPTTTAPA
- a CDS encoding type III polyketide synthase, whose product is MTRIAAVHGALAPHRRTQSEITEMVARTCLPEGADRRILDRLHRSAKVRSRHMTLPLERYGELDGFGASNDVFIAAATDLGTRAVRDALRTARLSAADVDLLIFTSVTGIATPSIDARLAGRLGMRPDVKRLPLFGLGCAGGAAGLARMHDYLLGRPDHVAVLLSVELCSLTFQRDDASVANLVATGLFGDGAAAVVACGADRPADTGGPVIVDTRSRLYPDTGRVMGWDIKDSGFQVVLDPQVPDVVRRYLADDVEGFLGDHGLKPKDVTAWVCHPGGPKVLQAVTETLDLPDDALDVTWRHLADVGNLSSSSVLHVLRDTLAERRPPPGTPGVLLAMGPGFACELVLLRW